The proteins below come from a single Piscinibacter gummiphilus genomic window:
- a CDS encoding response regulator transcription factor, which translates to MRILLVEDDRMIGDSLRNTLRQEGHAVDWVRDTGAAQATLGTEKFDLVLLDLGLPPTADAAPSGEGGLGVLRWLRGRADATPVIVLTARDALGDRVKGLDAGADDYLAKPFELEELNARMRAVMRRHSGRAQPQLSHRGVTLDPATRQVTQDGQPVILSAREFAVLEALMTRPGALLSRAQLEDKLYGWGDEIESNAVSVYIHQLRRKLGAEFIQNMRGVGYFVPV; encoded by the coding sequence ATGCGCATCCTCCTCGTCGAAGACGACCGCATGATCGGCGACAGCCTGCGCAACACCCTGCGCCAGGAGGGCCACGCCGTGGACTGGGTGCGCGACACCGGCGCCGCGCAGGCCACGCTCGGCACCGAGAAATTCGACCTGGTGCTGCTCGACCTCGGCCTGCCCCCCACGGCCGATGCGGCGCCGAGCGGCGAGGGCGGCCTGGGCGTGCTGCGCTGGCTGCGCGGCCGGGCCGATGCCACGCCGGTGATCGTGCTCACCGCGCGCGATGCGCTCGGCGACCGCGTGAAGGGCCTCGACGCCGGGGCCGATGACTACCTCGCCAAGCCCTTCGAACTCGAAGAGCTCAACGCCCGCATGCGTGCCGTGATGCGCCGCCACAGCGGGCGTGCGCAACCCCAGCTCTCGCACCGCGGCGTGACGCTCGACCCGGCCACCCGCCAGGTCACGCAGGACGGCCAGCCGGTGATCCTCTCGGCGCGCGAGTTCGCGGTGCTGGAAGCGCTGATGACACGCCCCGGCGCGCTGCTCTCGCGCGCCCAGCTCGAAGACAAGCTCTATGGCTGGGGCGACGAGATCGAGAGCAACGCCGTCAGCGTCTACATCCACCAGCTGCGCCGCAAGCTCGGGGCCGAGTTCATCCAGAACATGCGTGGCGTGGGTTACTTCGTTCCCGTATGA
- a CDS encoding TAXI family TRAP transporter solute-binding subunit, whose translation MPKVLRNTLLSARDLLVTAGPFLLLAVALLVLAYWVLDPTPPRKVVLATGVDQGAYAEFGKRYAQYLKQHGITVELRATNGANENLKLLRDPASGVDIAFVQGGADERDRRPADEEEDSLVSLGSLFYEPVWIFYREDSAQRLLKKDSLESLAQLPSWKLNIGARGSGVPHLMRRLLEANKIDMAAITILREAQTPAVQGLLEGRIDAITFASAPESLMVQMLLQTPGIRLFSFSQADAYSRRFAFLSPVTLPRGVVDLAADSPPADVHLVAPTATLVARQGTHPALIQLFVQAAQQIHGEAGWFQRKGDFPSIKGTERPLADEAQRYYAKGPPFLQRFLPFWVANLVDRMWVALVSIIAILIPLSRVVPPLYEFRIRSRVFRWYGRLRVVEDAQGKRPNEELLKELDDIEHSVEHVSVPLSYADELYALRSHIQLVRGRLTVTERPPA comes from the coding sequence ATGCCCAAAGTCCTGCGCAACACACTGCTGTCGGCCCGCGACCTGCTCGTCACCGCCGGCCCTTTCCTGCTGCTGGCCGTGGCCTTGCTCGTGCTCGCCTACTGGGTGCTCGACCCCACGCCACCGCGCAAGGTGGTGCTGGCCACCGGCGTCGACCAGGGCGCGTATGCCGAGTTCGGCAAGCGCTACGCGCAATACCTGAAGCAGCACGGCATCACCGTCGAGCTGCGCGCCACCAACGGCGCCAACGAGAACCTCAAGTTGCTGCGCGACCCGGCCTCGGGCGTCGACATCGCCTTCGTGCAAGGCGGCGCCGACGAGCGCGACCGCCGGCCTGCGGACGAGGAAGAGGACTCGCTGGTCTCGCTGGGCAGCCTCTTCTACGAGCCGGTGTGGATCTTCTACCGCGAGGACTCCGCCCAGCGTCTCCTGAAGAAAGACAGCCTCGAAAGCCTGGCGCAGCTGCCGAGCTGGAAGCTCAACATCGGCGCCCGCGGCAGCGGCGTGCCGCACCTGATGCGCCGCCTGCTCGAGGCCAACAAGATCGACATGGCGGCCATCACCATCCTGCGCGAGGCACAGACGCCCGCGGTGCAAGGCCTGCTCGAAGGCCGCATCGACGCGATCACCTTCGCCAGCGCCCCCGAGTCCTTGATGGTGCAGATGCTGCTGCAGACGCCCGGCATCAGGCTCTTCAGCTTCTCGCAGGCCGACGCCTACTCGCGCCGCTTCGCCTTCCTGAGCCCGGTGACGCTGCCGCGCGGCGTGGTCGACCTCGCGGCCGACAGCCCGCCGGCCGACGTGCACCTCGTCGCGCCCACCGCCACGCTGGTGGCGCGCCAGGGCACGCATCCGGCGCTGATCCAGCTCTTCGTGCAGGCCGCGCAGCAGATCCACGGGGAAGCGGGCTGGTTCCAGCGCAAGGGCGACTTCCCCAGCATCAAGGGCACCGAGCGCCCGCTCGCCGACGAGGCCCAGCGCTACTACGCGAAGGGCCCGCCCTTCCTGCAGCGCTTCCTGCCGTTCTGGGTGGCCAACCTGGTCGACCGCATGTGGGTCGCGCTGGTGTCGATCATCGCCATCCTCATCCCGCTGAGCCGCGTGGTGCCACCGCTGTACGAGTTCCGCATCCGCTCGCGGGTGTTCCGCTGGTACGGCCGGCTGCGCGTGGTGGAAGATGCGCAGGGCAAGCGCCCGAACGAAGAGCTGCTCAAGGAGCTCGACGACATCGAGCACAGCGTGGAGCATGTGTCGGTGCCGCTCAGCTATGCGGATGAGCTGTATGCGCTGCGCAGCCATATCCAGCTGGTGCGGGGGCGGTTGACGGTGACGGAGCGTCCCCCCGCGTGA
- a CDS encoding NAD(P)/FAD-dependent oxidoreductase — MKPRPNHKPKVIIIGCGFGGLEAVKALSRAAVDITLIDRTNHHLFQPLLYQVATAGLSAPAISAPIRHILRREIKRGNLTVLQAEVTAIDAADKSVVLDDGERLDYDHLIVAAGATHSYFGHDEWATHAPGLKTLADAFDIRARVIGAFEHAERCANPDERAAWMSFVVVGAGPTGVEMAGTLAEIAQHTLAQQFRRIDSKLARVVLLEGSDRVLGTFVPALSQRAREQLKRLKVDVRTGCKVTTIDETGVTYDGHEGDVQFSNHLPTRTVVWAAGVAGSPLGRSLAATAHAELDRAGRVVVQPDLSLLDHPEVYVIGDLAAARSYGPDLPKADPKPVPGVSPAAKQMGRLAAANILRRLKHEPTEAFRYRDYGSLATIGRRAAVVDLAVPVFGALRFSGFFAWLFWLFAHIWFLIGFRNRLVVLIDWAWAYMTFERHARVVAEAPHRPGPPLTPPLQDAPDTQPLA; from the coding sequence ATGAAACCCCGCCCCAACCACAAACCCAAGGTCATCATCATCGGCTGCGGCTTCGGCGGCCTCGAGGCCGTGAAGGCCCTCTCGAGAGCCGCCGTCGACATCACGCTGATCGACCGCACCAACCACCACCTCTTCCAGCCGCTGCTGTACCAGGTGGCCACGGCCGGCCTCTCCGCACCGGCCATCTCGGCGCCCATCCGCCACATTCTTCGCCGCGAGATAAAGCGCGGCAACCTCACGGTGCTGCAGGCCGAGGTGACGGCCATCGACGCGGCCGACAAGTCGGTGGTGCTCGACGACGGCGAGCGGCTCGACTATGACCACCTCATCGTCGCCGCCGGCGCCACGCACAGCTACTTCGGCCACGACGAGTGGGCGACCCACGCGCCGGGACTCAAGACGCTGGCCGACGCGTTCGACATCCGCGCCCGGGTGATCGGAGCTTTCGAGCACGCCGAGCGCTGCGCCAACCCGGACGAGCGTGCCGCGTGGATGAGCTTCGTGGTCGTGGGCGCGGGCCCGACCGGCGTCGAAATGGCGGGCACGCTGGCCGAGATCGCGCAGCACACACTCGCGCAACAATTCCGCCGCATCGACTCCAAGCTCGCCCGCGTGGTGCTGCTCGAAGGGTCCGACCGCGTGCTCGGCACCTTCGTGCCCGCACTGTCGCAACGCGCGCGCGAGCAGTTGAAACGCCTGAAGGTCGACGTGCGCACCGGCTGCAAGGTGACCACCATCGACGAGACCGGCGTCACCTACGACGGCCACGAAGGCGACGTGCAGTTCAGCAACCACCTGCCCACGCGCACCGTGGTGTGGGCGGCCGGTGTGGCCGGCTCGCCGCTCGGCCGCTCGCTCGCCGCCACCGCCCATGCCGAACTCGACCGCGCCGGCCGTGTGGTCGTGCAACCCGATCTCAGCCTGCTCGACCACCCCGAGGTCTACGTGATCGGCGACCTCGCCGCCGCCCGCAGCTACGGCCCCGATCTCCCCAAGGCCGACCCCAAGCCCGTGCCCGGCGTGAGCCCGGCCGCCAAGCAGATGGGGCGGCTGGCCGCGGCCAACATCCTGCGCCGCCTGAAGCACGAGCCGACCGAAGCCTTCCGCTACCGCGACTACGGCAGCCTCGCGACCATCGGCCGCCGTGCGGCGGTGGTCGACCTCGCCGTGCCGGTGTTCGGTGCCCTGCGCTTCTCGGGCTTCTTCGCCTGGCTCTTCTGGCTCTTCGCCCACATCTGGTTCCTGATCGGCTTTCGCAACCGGCTGGTGGTGCTGATCGACTGGGCCTGGGCCTACATGACCTTCGAGCGCCATGCCCGCGTGGTGGCCGAGGCGCCGCACCGGCCCGGGCCGCCCCTCACCCCACCCCTGCAGGACGCGCCCGACACCCAGCCTCTTGCGTGA
- a CDS encoding aminopeptidase P family protein, producing MDTRTSPIRLRLERVRDALKQQGLAAVLVPSSDPHLSEYLPERWQGRQWLSGFTGSMGTLAVALDKAALFADSRYWVQAEAEIAGTGIELVKIPTGAAAHHLDWLATTVKAGDTVGVDGSVLGLAAAQALKSRLAAAGVKLRTDFDVLAAIWPERPGLPDAPVYEHRPPHAPLARGAKLAKVREAMARHGANQHFVSTVDDIAWLFNLRGADVTYNPVFLAHALIGLHGATLFVADGKVPAAVQAALIADGVALAPYAEAGAALQALGAQDTLLIDPSRVTLGLRENVPAGVKVIEAINPSTLFKSRKSSAEAAHIREAMAQDGAAMCEFYAWFEQTLGKERITELTIDEKLSAARAKRPGFVGLSFSTIAGFNANGAMPHYRATPESHAEIMGKGEGQGLLLIDSGGQYLGGTTDITRVWPIGTPNAAQQRDYTLVLRGTIALSRTRFPRGTLSPMLDAIARAPLWEQGLDYGHGTGHGVGYFLNVHEGPQSISKAVPTPHMAMEPGMVTSIEPGLYREGQWGIRIENLVLNVPAQDPAVNAEGGRFGEFLEFETLTLCPIDTRCIDRSLLRQDEIDWLNRYHATVRERLAPLVTGDALAWLTERTKPL from the coding sequence ATGGACACCCGCACCTCCCCCATCCGCCTGCGCCTCGAGCGCGTGCGCGACGCGCTGAAGCAGCAAGGCCTCGCGGCGGTGCTCGTGCCCTCCAGCGACCCGCATCTGTCCGAATACCTGCCGGAGCGCTGGCAGGGCCGCCAGTGGCTCTCGGGCTTCACCGGCTCGATGGGCACGCTGGCAGTCGCGCTCGACAAGGCCGCCCTTTTCGCCGACAGCCGCTATTGGGTGCAGGCCGAGGCCGAGATCGCCGGCACCGGCATCGAGCTCGTGAAGATCCCCACCGGCGCCGCCGCCCATCACCTCGACTGGCTCGCCACCACCGTGAAGGCGGGCGACACCGTCGGCGTCGACGGCAGCGTGCTCGGCCTGGCCGCAGCGCAAGCGCTCAAGAGCCGGCTCGCCGCCGCAGGCGTGAAGTTGCGCACCGACTTCGACGTGCTCGCCGCCATCTGGCCCGAGCGCCCGGGCCTCCCCGACGCGCCCGTCTACGAGCATCGGCCACCGCACGCGCCACTCGCCCGCGGTGCGAAGCTCGCGAAGGTGCGCGAGGCGATGGCCCGCCACGGTGCGAACCAGCACTTCGTCTCGACGGTGGACGACATCGCGTGGCTCTTCAACCTGCGCGGCGCCGACGTCACCTACAACCCGGTCTTCCTCGCCCACGCGCTGATCGGCCTGCACGGGGCCACGCTCTTCGTGGCCGACGGCAAGGTGCCAGCCGCCGTGCAGGCCGCCTTGATAGCCGATGGTGTGGCGCTCGCACCCTACGCCGAAGCCGGTGCCGCGCTCCAGGCCCTCGGCGCGCAAGACACCCTGCTCATCGACCCGTCGCGCGTGACGCTCGGCCTGCGCGAGAACGTGCCGGCTGGCGTGAAGGTGATCGAAGCGATCAACCCCAGCACGCTTTTCAAGAGCCGCAAGAGCAGCGCCGAGGCGGCGCACATCCGCGAGGCGATGGCGCAGGACGGCGCGGCGATGTGCGAGTTCTACGCGTGGTTCGAGCAGACTCTCGGAAAAGAACGCATCACCGAACTCACCATCGACGAGAAGCTCTCGGCCGCACGCGCCAAGCGCCCCGGCTTCGTGGGCCTGAGCTTCTCCACCATCGCCGGCTTCAACGCGAACGGCGCGATGCCGCACTACCGGGCCACCCCCGAGTCGCACGCCGAGATCATGGGCAAAGGCGAAGGCCAGGGCCTGCTGCTGATCGACTCCGGCGGCCAGTACCTCGGCGGCACCACCGACATCACCCGCGTCTGGCCCATCGGCACGCCCAACGCAGCGCAGCAGCGCGACTACACCCTGGTGCTGCGCGGCACCATCGCGCTCAGCCGCACGCGCTTCCCGCGTGGCACGCTCTCGCCGATGCTTGACGCCATCGCCCGCGCCCCGCTGTGGGAGCAGGGCCTCGACTACGGCCACGGCACCGGCCACGGCGTGGGCTACTTCCTCAACGTGCACGAAGGCCCGCAGAGCATCTCGAAGGCCGTGCCCACGCCGCACATGGCGATGGAGCCCGGCATGGTCACGAGCATCGAGCCCGGCCTGTACCGCGAAGGCCAGTGGGGCATCCGCATCGAGAACCTGGTGCTCAACGTGCCGGCCCAAGATCCAGCGGTCAACGCCGAGGGCGGCCGCTTTGGCGAGTTCCTCGAATTCGAGACGCTCACGCTCTGCCCCATCGACACGCGCTGCATCGACCGCAGCCTGCTGCGCCAGGACGAGATCGACTGGCTCAACCGCTACCACGCCACAGTGCGCGAGCGGCTCGCACCGCTCGTGACGGGTGACGCACTCGCCTGGCTCACCGAGCGCACGAAACCCCTCTGA
- a CDS encoding recombination-associated protein RdgC, whose protein sequence is MFKNALIYRIGSWEPPSSTEIEKRLLNGRFVECGASQPESAGWVEPRGEKHAALMEGVGGQLILKLCTERKAVPSQVIKNQLEAELDKIEADTGRRPKGKKAKELKEDIVHGLLPRAFPKRSTTMVWIDPRAQLVVVGAGSTKAADRVVSLLVELLGGGITLTLLQTETSPATAMADWLKTREAPAGFSIDRECELKQPDSEKATVRYARHTLDIEEVGEHIAQGKLPTSLAMTWNGRVSFVLNEAMALKKIKLLDVALEGAGMSNQSAGKGDDNGFDTDVAITTGELSQLIPQLIDALGGELKRDQPPIAKAA, encoded by the coding sequence ATGTTCAAGAACGCCCTCATCTACCGAATCGGCTCCTGGGAGCCGCCCTCCTCCACCGAGATCGAAAAGCGCCTGCTCAACGGCCGTTTCGTCGAGTGCGGAGCCTCGCAACCCGAATCGGCCGGCTGGGTCGAGCCACGCGGCGAGAAACACGCCGCGCTGATGGAAGGCGTGGGCGGCCAGCTCATCCTGAAGCTGTGCACCGAGCGCAAGGCGGTGCCGAGCCAGGTCATCAAGAACCAGCTCGAAGCCGAACTCGACAAGATCGAGGCCGACACCGGCCGCCGCCCCAAGGGCAAGAAGGCCAAGGAGCTGAAGGAAGACATCGTGCACGGCCTCCTGCCGCGCGCCTTCCCCAAGCGCTCGACGACGATGGTGTGGATCGACCCGCGCGCGCAGCTCGTGGTCGTCGGCGCCGGCAGCACCAAGGCGGCCGACCGCGTGGTCTCGCTGCTGGTGGAACTGCTCGGCGGTGGCATCACGCTCACGCTCCTGCAGACCGAGACCTCTCCCGCCACCGCGATGGCCGACTGGCTCAAGACCCGCGAAGCCCCGGCGGGCTTCAGCATCGACCGCGAGTGCGAGCTGAAGCAGCCCGACAGCGAGAAAGCCACCGTGCGCTACGCCCGCCACACGCTGGACATCGAAGAGGTCGGCGAGCACATCGCGCAGGGCAAGTTGCCCACTTCGCTTGCGATGACGTGGAACGGGCGTGTCTCCTTCGTGCTCAACGAAGCGATGGCGCTCAAGAAGATCAAGCTGCTCGACGTGGCGCTCGAAGGCGCGGGCATGTCAAACCAAAGCGCGGGCAAGGGCGACGACAACGGCTTCGACACCGACGTGGCCATCACCACCGGCGAGCTGTCGCAGCTGATCCCTCAGCTGATCGATGCGCTGGGTGGCGAGCTGAAGCGCGATCAGCCGCCGATCGCGAAAGCGGCTTAG
- a CDS encoding C1 family peptidase, translating into MVTRKKTSKAGSSKSARKAAAPTALFMRVAKPDPPDARDRPFRPQVGVAPAATLFPATALPVKHQGDTNACTGFSLALVVEHLLRRSAREKTPAISSFMLYSMARRYDEFPGSAQDKGSSLRGALKGWYKHGACREALFQELAMPPASKKIEDDWWFDAVKRPLGAYYRIDTRSLSDMHAALNEVGILYASAGCHSGWDEGLELPPMAKRPTSFKNVWEIPVKGGQADHPGHAFAIVGYNERGFLIQNSWGPTWGSHGYGVLTYDDWLRNAMDCWVAQLGVVTRDHTEISRSITLRTDREGRVALAASEVLRNREISPFIINMGNNGALSNSGVFRTQPDDVRALIDVHLAEARKRWGLGDGVVDVCIYAHGGLVGEQKAAEIAAQWVPMLYEHQIFPVFLMWETDFFSTLLNLITDAIKDVPRSTGFGLKDWWNERLEQLVARPGTRLWGEMKQNADAMSAYREGVPDDEQAGLVLLYRHFKHAAANKKLRLHVVGHSAGSIVSSFMIDRLVQEGMRFESVSFMAPAVRIDWFDRRVRPHMETGAVKRYQQFHLTDRAEQDDGSCGAYRRSLLYLVSEAFEGGQSTPILGMQKFFDVYGAGLPNTLVHLAPGPVSSAKEHGEFDDDPGTRQRVLEFIQKG; encoded by the coding sequence ATGGTCACCCGCAAGAAGACCTCGAAGGCCGGTTCCAGCAAGAGCGCCCGCAAGGCGGCGGCACCCACCGCGCTGTTCATGCGCGTGGCGAAGCCCGACCCGCCCGACGCGCGTGACCGGCCCTTCCGCCCCCAGGTGGGCGTGGCGCCCGCGGCGACCCTCTTCCCCGCCACGGCATTGCCGGTGAAGCACCAGGGCGACACCAACGCCTGCACCGGCTTCAGCCTCGCGCTCGTCGTCGAACACCTGCTGCGCCGCTCGGCGCGCGAGAAGACGCCGGCCATCTCGTCGTTCATGCTGTATTCGATGGCCCGGCGCTACGACGAGTTTCCGGGCTCGGCGCAAGACAAGGGCTCGAGCCTGCGGGGTGCGCTCAAGGGCTGGTACAAGCACGGCGCCTGCCGCGAGGCGCTCTTCCAGGAGCTGGCCATGCCCCCGGCCAGCAAGAAGATCGAAGACGACTGGTGGTTCGACGCTGTCAAGCGCCCGCTCGGCGCCTACTACCGCATCGACACCCGCTCGCTCTCCGACATGCATGCCGCGCTCAACGAGGTGGGCATCCTCTACGCGAGCGCCGGCTGCCACTCGGGCTGGGACGAGGGCCTCGAGCTGCCGCCGATGGCCAAACGCCCGACCTCGTTCAAGAACGTGTGGGAGATCCCGGTCAAGGGCGGCCAGGCCGACCACCCGGGCCATGCGTTTGCGATCGTGGGCTACAACGAGCGCGGTTTCCTGATCCAGAACTCCTGGGGCCCGACGTGGGGCTCGCACGGCTATGGCGTGCTCACCTACGACGACTGGCTGCGCAACGCGATGGACTGCTGGGTGGCGCAGCTGGGCGTGGTCACGCGCGACCACACCGAGATCTCGCGCAGCATCACGCTGCGCACCGACCGCGAAGGCCGCGTGGCGCTCGCCGCGAGCGAGGTGCTGCGCAACCGCGAGATCTCGCCCTTCATCATCAACATGGGCAACAACGGGGCGCTCAGCAACAGCGGCGTCTTCCGCACCCAGCCCGACGACGTGCGCGCGCTCATCGACGTGCACCTCGCCGAAGCGCGCAAACGCTGGGGCCTCGGCGACGGCGTGGTCGATGTCTGCATCTACGCCCACGGAGGCCTGGTCGGCGAGCAGAAGGCGGCCGAGATCGCGGCGCAGTGGGTGCCGATGCTCTACGAGCACCAGATCTTCCCGGTCTTCCTGATGTGGGAGACCGACTTCTTCTCCACGCTCCTCAACCTCATCACCGATGCCATCAAGGACGTGCCGCGCAGCACCGGCTTCGGCCTCAAGGACTGGTGGAACGAGCGGCTGGAGCAGCTGGTGGCCCGCCCCGGCACGCGCCTGTGGGGCGAGATGAAGCAGAACGCCGACGCGATGAGTGCGTACCGCGAAGGCGTGCCCGACGACGAGCAGGCCGGCCTCGTGCTGCTCTACCGCCACTTCAAGCATGCGGCGGCCAACAAGAAGCTGCGCCTGCACGTGGTGGGCCACTCGGCGGGCAGCATCGTGTCGAGCTTCATGATCGACCGGCTGGTGCAGGAGGGCATGCGCTTCGAGTCGGTGAGCTTCATGGCCCCGGCGGTGCGCATCGACTGGTTCGACCGGCGTGTGCGGCCGCACATGGAGACCGGCGCGGTGAAGCGGTACCAGCAGTTCCACCTCACCGACCGCGCCGAGCAGGACGACGGCAGCTGCGGCGCCTATCGCCGCTCGTTGCTGTACCTCGTGAGCGAAGCCTTCGAGGGTGGGCAGAGCACGCCGATCCTGGGCATGCAGAAGTTCTTCGACGTCTACGGCGCGGGCTTGCCCAACACGCTGGTGCATCTCGCACCCGGGCCGGTGAGTTCGGCCAAGGAGCACGGCGAGTTCGACGACGACCCGGGCACGCGCCAGCGCGTGCTCGAGTTCATCCAGAAGGGCTAA
- the ettA gene encoding energy-dependent translational throttle protein EttA: MAQYVFTMNRVGKIVPPKRQILKNISLSFFPGAKIGMLGLNGSGKSTLLKIMAGVDKDIEGEATPMPGIKIGYLPQEPQLNPDQTVREAVEEGIGGVLAAKARLEQVYAEYADENADFDKLAAEQAELEAIIAAAGSENTDLQLELAADALRLPPWDASIGKLSGGEKRRVALCRLLLSKPDMLLLDEPTNHLDAESVDWLEQFLQRFPGTVVAITHDRYFLDNAAEWILELDRGSGIPWKGNYSTWLDQKEQRLEQEQKSEDARMKAMKKELEWVRQNPKGRQAKSKARLARFEELSDVDYQKRNETNEIFIPVGERLGHEVLEFENVTKSFGDRVLIDNLSFKVPAGAIVGIIGPNGAGKSTLFRMISGQEKPDSGTVKIGPTAKLAFVDQSRESLSADKTVWEDVSGGLDNIVVGKFVMPSRAYIGRFNFKGNDQQKLVGSLSGGERGRLHLAKTLAQGGNVLMLDEPSNDLDVETLRALEDALLEFAGSVMVISHDRWFLDRIATHILACEGDSKWVFFDGNYQEYEADKKKRLGEEGARPKRVRFKALK, encoded by the coding sequence ATGGCCCAGTACGTCTTCACCATGAACCGCGTCGGCAAGATCGTTCCGCCGAAGCGTCAGATCCTCAAGAACATCTCCCTCAGCTTCTTCCCCGGCGCCAAGATCGGCATGCTGGGCCTCAACGGCTCGGGCAAGTCGACCCTGCTCAAGATCATGGCCGGCGTCGACAAGGACATCGAGGGCGAAGCCACGCCGATGCCCGGCATCAAGATCGGCTACCTGCCGCAGGAGCCGCAGCTCAACCCCGACCAGACCGTGCGCGAGGCAGTGGAAGAGGGCATCGGCGGCGTGCTGGCCGCCAAGGCCCGCCTGGAGCAGGTCTACGCCGAATACGCCGACGAGAACGCCGACTTCGACAAGCTCGCCGCCGAGCAGGCCGAGCTCGAAGCCATCATCGCCGCTGCCGGCAGCGAAAACACCGACCTGCAACTGGAGCTCGCCGCCGACGCGCTGCGCCTGCCGCCCTGGGACGCGAGCATCGGCAAGCTCTCCGGCGGTGAAAAGCGCCGCGTGGCCCTGTGCCGCCTGCTGCTGAGCAAGCCCGACATGCTGCTGCTCGACGAGCCCACCAACCACCTGGACGCCGAATCCGTCGACTGGCTCGAGCAGTTCCTGCAGCGATTCCCCGGCACCGTGGTGGCCATCACCCACGATCGCTACTTCCTCGACAACGCCGCCGAGTGGATTCTCGAACTCGACCGCGGATCGGGCATCCCCTGGAAGGGCAACTACTCCACCTGGCTCGACCAGAAGGAGCAGCGCCTGGAGCAGGAGCAAAAGAGCGAAGACGCCCGCATGAAGGCGATGAAGAAGGAACTGGAGTGGGTGCGCCAGAACCCGAAGGGCCGCCAGGCCAAGAGCAAGGCGCGTCTGGCCCGCTTCGAGGAACTGAGCGACGTCGACTACCAGAAGCGCAACGAGACCAACGAGATCTTCATCCCCGTGGGCGAGCGCCTGGGCCATGAAGTGCTCGAGTTCGAGAACGTCACCAAGAGCTTCGGCGACCGCGTGCTGATCGACAACCTGAGCTTCAAGGTGCCGGCTGGTGCCATCGTCGGCATCATCGGCCCCAACGGCGCCGGCAAGTCGACGCTCTTCCGCATGATCTCGGGCCAGGAAAAGCCCGACAGCGGCACGGTGAAGATCGGCCCGACGGCCAAGCTCGCCTTCGTCGACCAGAGCCGCGAATCGCTCAGCGCCGACAAGACCGTGTGGGAAGACGTCTCGGGCGGCCTCGACAACATCGTCGTCGGCAAGTTCGTGATGCCCTCTCGCGCCTACATCGGCCGTTTCAACTTCAAGGGCAACGACCAGCAGAAGCTCGTCGGTTCGCTGTCGGGTGGCGAACGTGGCCGCCTGCACCTGGCCAAGACGCTGGCCCAGGGCGGCAACGTGCTGATGCTCGACGAACCGTCGAACGACCTCGACGTCGAAACCCTGCGCGCCCTGGAAGACGCGCTGCTCGAGTTCGCGGGCAGCGTGATGGTCATCTCCCACGACCGCTGGTTCCTCGACCGCATCGCCACCCACATCCTCGCCTGCGAAGGCGATTCGAAGTGGGTCTTCTTCGACGGCAACTACCAGGAGTACGAGGCCGACAAGAAGAAGCGCCTGGGCGAAGAAGGCGCGCGGCCGAAGCGGGTGCGCTTCAAGGCGCTCAAGTAA
- a CDS encoding ECF-type sigma factor: MSEITLLLEQCQAGDDAAKDRLFTLLYADLKRLARAHLSKAGPITLDPSSIVHEAWLRCGDAPAGGSRRQFFAYASTVMRSVIVDHVRERAAQKRGGGVAEVTLSTAAFEELPQQPDALSVDEALQALERVDERGHKLVEMRYFGGMTLEEIAEVMELSVPTLKRDWRRARAFLFDYLSA; this comes from the coding sequence ATGAGCGAGATCACCCTGTTGCTGGAGCAATGCCAAGCGGGCGACGACGCCGCCAAGGACCGGCTCTTCACCCTGCTCTACGCCGATCTCAAGCGCTTGGCGCGTGCACACCTGTCGAAAGCCGGCCCCATCACGCTCGACCCCTCGTCCATCGTCCACGAGGCCTGGCTGCGCTGCGGCGATGCACCGGCCGGCGGCAGCCGGCGCCAGTTCTTCGCCTACGCGAGCACCGTGATGCGCAGCGTGATCGTCGACCACGTGCGCGAGCGCGCGGCGCAAAAGCGCGGTGGCGGCGTGGCCGAGGTGACGCTCAGCACCGCCGCCTTCGAAGAGCTGCCGCAGCAACCCGATGCGCTGTCGGTCGACGAAGCGCTGCAGGCGCTGGAGCGGGTGGACGAGCGTGGCCACAAGCTCGTGGAGATGCGCTACTTCGGCGGCATGACGCTCGAGGAGATCGCCGAGGTGATGGAACTCTCGGTGCCCACGCTCAAGCGCGACTGGCGGCGAGCCCGCGCCTTCCTGTTCGACTACCTCAGCGCCTGA